One window of Camelina sativa cultivar DH55 chromosome 4, Cs, whole genome shotgun sequence genomic DNA carries:
- the LOC104781348 gene encoding protein ENHANCED DISEASE RESISTANCE 2-like isoform X2 — MGVSQTDGRMEGWLYTIRHNRFGLQFSRKRYFLLVDNTLTSFKSVPSDHNEEPDRRASLDCCIRVTDNGRESFHRKILFIFTLYNTSNHVDQLKLGASSPEEAAKWIRSLQDASQKGFPIPDCEFVSHAEKGLVKLDVSKRTRRKNSVDWTNYSSTNHSSTNYSSSSLNVETVASDVIAPSPWKIFGCQNGLRLFKEAKDWDSRGRHWEDHAAIMAVGVIEGTSEDIFNTLMSLGPLRSEWDFCFYKGSVVEHLDGHTYIINMQLYSDWLPWGMNRRDLLLRRYWRREEDGTYVILCHSVYHKKCPPKRGYVRACVKSGGYVVTPVNKGKHSLVKHMVAIDWRSWNLYMRPSSARSITIRVVERVAALREMFKARQGHSFSEFVSGEFMVTKPSLSKINIKPLKTEAKDVYQETMKADEMDKPSSARNSLMDLNDASDEFFDVPEPNESTEFDSFIDTSPYSQGHQEVGLEENNTFFYGATLHKDSSLTLPCSWSTADASTFLIRGDSYLEDRQKVKANGTLMQMIGADWISSDKREDDLGGRLGGLVQEYAAKGSPEFFFVVNIQVPGSAMYSLALYYMLKTPLEEHPLLQSFVNGDDAYRNSRFKLIPHISKGSWIVKQSVGKKACLVGQALEVRYTRCKNYLELDVDVGSSTVARGVTNLVLGYLNNLVIEMAFLIQANTAEELPELLIGTCRLNYLDVSKSVKER, encoded by the exons ATGGGAGTGTCTCAAACCGACGGGAGAATGGAAGGTTGGCTTTACACCATCCGACATAACCGTTTTGGCCTTCAATTTTCCCGTAAACGCTATTTCTTGCTTGTCGACAACACCCTTACAAGCTTTAAATCTGTTCCATCTGATCACAATgag GAACCTGACAGAAGAGCATCTTTAGATTGTTGTATTCGCGTCACCGACAATGGAAGAGAGAGTTTCCATAGGAAG ATCCTTTTCATATTCACGCTTTACAACACTTCAAACCATGTGGATCAACTGAAG TTGGGAGCAAGTAGTCCTGAAGAAGCAGCCAAATGGATCCGATCATTACAAGATGCTTcacaaaag GGGTTTCCGATTCCGGATTGCGAATTTGTATCCCATGCTGAGAAGGGACTTGTGAAGCTTGATGTATCAAAGAGGACACGCCGCAAAAACTCTGTGGACTGGACAAATTACTCATCGACGAATCACTCATCGACAAATTACTCGTCATCATCATTGAATGTCGAAACGGTAGCATCTGATGTCATTGCACCTTCTCCATGGAAAATCTTCGGATGCCAAAACG gtttACGCCTTTTCAAAGAAGCTAAAGACTGGGATTCCCGCGGACGg CATTGGGAAGATCATGCCGCAATAATGGCGGTTGGGGTCATTGAAGGTACTTCAGAGGATATTTTCAATACGTTAATGTCTCTCGGTCCTTTAAGATCAGA ATGGGACTTCTGTTTCTACAAAGGCAGTGTGGTGGAGCATCTTGATGGACACACATATATAATCAATATGCAGTTATATAGTGATTGGCTGCCATGGGGCATGAATCGAAGAGACTTATTGCTGCGACGCTactggagaagagaagaagatggaacaTATG TGATACTTTGCCACTCTGTCTATCACAAGAAGTGCCCGCCAAAGAGGGGATACGTTCGTGCTTGTGTCAAAA GTGGTGGTTACGTGGTGACTCCAGTGAACAAAGGGAAACATTCACTAGTGAAGCATATGGTAGCCATTGACTGGAGAAGCTGGAACTTATACATGAGGCCATCTTCTGCAAGATCCATAACCATCCGTGTGGTTGAGAGGGTTGCAGCGTTACGCGAAATGTTTAAAGCGAGACAAGGACACAGCTTCTCTGAGTTCGTGTCAGGGGAGTTCATGGTAACCAAACCCTCCTTGTCCAAGATCAACATTAAACCCCTTAAAACAGAGGCCAAAGACGTTTATCAAGAGACAATGAAAGCTGATGAAATGGATAAACCTTCTTCAGCACGCAATAGTTTGATGGACTTAAATGATGCTTCTGATGAGTTTTTCGACGTTCCTGAGCCCAACGAGTCCACAGAGTTTGATAGCTTTATTGATACCTCTCCTTACTCTCAAGGACATCAG GAGGTGGGTTTGGAAGAAAATAACACATTCTTCTATGGAGCCACACTTCACAAAGACTCAAGTCTCACTCTGCCTTGTAGTTGGTCTACCGCGGACGCATCCACATTCTTGATTCGCGGAGACAGTTATCTAGAAGATCGTCAAAAG GTTAAGGCCAATGGCACATTGATGCAAATGATTGGAGCAGACTGGATAAGTTCGGATAAGCGGGAAGATGATCTTGGTGGACGACTAGGTGGTCTAGTTCAGGAATATGCAGCAAAAGGCAGTCCAGAGTTTTTCTTCGTTGTAAACATACAG GTCCCTGGTTCGGCAATGTACAGTTTAGCATTGTACTATATGCTGAAAACTCCATTGGAAGAGCATCCTTTGTTACAGAGTTTTGTGAATGGTGATGATGCTTATCGCAACTCGCGCTTTAAACTAATCCCTCATATCTCAAAAGGTTCATGGATTGTGAAACAAAGTGTTGGCAAGAAGGCTTGCCTGGTTGGTCAGGCACTTGAAGTTCGTTACACCCGCTGCAAGAACTACTTGGAG cttgatgttgatgttggGTCTTCAACTGTTGCAAGAGGTGTAACCAATCTTGTTCTTGGATATCTCAACAACTTGGTTATAGAAATGGCGTTCTTGATACAG GCAAATACAGCAGAGGAACTACCAGAACTGTTAATAGGAACATGTCGACTCAACTATCTTGATGTCTCAAAGTCTGTAAAAGAAAGATGA
- the LOC104781348 gene encoding protein ENHANCED DISEASE RESISTANCE 2-like isoform X1 has protein sequence MGVSQTDGRMEGWLYTIRHNRFGLQFSRKRYFLLVDNTLTSFKSVPSDHNEEPDRRASLDCCIRVTDNGRESFHRKILFIFTLYNTSNHVDQLKLGASSPEEAAKWIRSLQDASQKGFPIPDCEFVSHAEKGLVKLDVSKRTRRKNSVDWTNYSSTNHSSTNYSSSSLNVETVASDVIAPSPWKIFGCQNGLRLFKEAKDWDSRGRHWEDHAAIMAVGVIEGTSEDIFNTLMSLGPLRSEWDFCFYKGSVVEHLDGHTYIINMQLYSDWLPWGMNRRDLLLRRYWRREEDGTYVILCHSVYHKKCPPKRGYVRACVKSGGYVVTPVNKGKHSLVKHMVAIDWRSWNLYMRPSSARSITIRVVERVAALREMFKARQGHSFSEFVSGEFMVTKPSLSKINIKPLKTEAKDVYQETMKADEMDKPSSARNSLMDLNDASDEFFDVPEPNESTEFDSFIDTSPYSQGHQIPTPSGIVKKLQDLAINKKGYMDLQEVGLEENNTFFYGATLHKDSSLTLPCSWSTADASTFLIRGDSYLEDRQKVKANGTLMQMIGADWISSDKREDDLGGRLGGLVQEYAAKGSPEFFFVVNIQVPGSAMYSLALYYMLKTPLEEHPLLQSFVNGDDAYRNSRFKLIPHISKGSWIVKQSVGKKACLVGQALEVRYTRCKNYLELDVDVGSSTVARGVTNLVLGYLNNLVIEMAFLIQANTAEELPELLIGTCRLNYLDVSKSVKER, from the exons ATGGGAGTGTCTCAAACCGACGGGAGAATGGAAGGTTGGCTTTACACCATCCGACATAACCGTTTTGGCCTTCAATTTTCCCGTAAACGCTATTTCTTGCTTGTCGACAACACCCTTACAAGCTTTAAATCTGTTCCATCTGATCACAATgag GAACCTGACAGAAGAGCATCTTTAGATTGTTGTATTCGCGTCACCGACAATGGAAGAGAGAGTTTCCATAGGAAG ATCCTTTTCATATTCACGCTTTACAACACTTCAAACCATGTGGATCAACTGAAG TTGGGAGCAAGTAGTCCTGAAGAAGCAGCCAAATGGATCCGATCATTACAAGATGCTTcacaaaag GGGTTTCCGATTCCGGATTGCGAATTTGTATCCCATGCTGAGAAGGGACTTGTGAAGCTTGATGTATCAAAGAGGACACGCCGCAAAAACTCTGTGGACTGGACAAATTACTCATCGACGAATCACTCATCGACAAATTACTCGTCATCATCATTGAATGTCGAAACGGTAGCATCTGATGTCATTGCACCTTCTCCATGGAAAATCTTCGGATGCCAAAACG gtttACGCCTTTTCAAAGAAGCTAAAGACTGGGATTCCCGCGGACGg CATTGGGAAGATCATGCCGCAATAATGGCGGTTGGGGTCATTGAAGGTACTTCAGAGGATATTTTCAATACGTTAATGTCTCTCGGTCCTTTAAGATCAGA ATGGGACTTCTGTTTCTACAAAGGCAGTGTGGTGGAGCATCTTGATGGACACACATATATAATCAATATGCAGTTATATAGTGATTGGCTGCCATGGGGCATGAATCGAAGAGACTTATTGCTGCGACGCTactggagaagagaagaagatggaacaTATG TGATACTTTGCCACTCTGTCTATCACAAGAAGTGCCCGCCAAAGAGGGGATACGTTCGTGCTTGTGTCAAAA GTGGTGGTTACGTGGTGACTCCAGTGAACAAAGGGAAACATTCACTAGTGAAGCATATGGTAGCCATTGACTGGAGAAGCTGGAACTTATACATGAGGCCATCTTCTGCAAGATCCATAACCATCCGTGTGGTTGAGAGGGTTGCAGCGTTACGCGAAATGTTTAAAGCGAGACAAGGACACAGCTTCTCTGAGTTCGTGTCAGGGGAGTTCATGGTAACCAAACCCTCCTTGTCCAAGATCAACATTAAACCCCTTAAAACAGAGGCCAAAGACGTTTATCAAGAGACAATGAAAGCTGATGAAATGGATAAACCTTCTTCAGCACGCAATAGTTTGATGGACTTAAATGATGCTTCTGATGAGTTTTTCGACGTTCCTGAGCCCAACGAGTCCACAGAGTTTGATAGCTTTATTGATACCTCTCCTTACTCTCAAGGACATCAG ATACCAACACCATCTGGTATTGTCAAGAAACTTCAAGATCTAGCCATTAATAAGAAAGGCTATATGGACTTACAGGAGGTGGGTTTGGAAGAAAATAACACATTCTTCTATGGAGCCACACTTCACAAAGACTCAAGTCTCACTCTGCCTTGTAGTTGGTCTACCGCGGACGCATCCACATTCTTGATTCGCGGAGACAGTTATCTAGAAGATCGTCAAAAG GTTAAGGCCAATGGCACATTGATGCAAATGATTGGAGCAGACTGGATAAGTTCGGATAAGCGGGAAGATGATCTTGGTGGACGACTAGGTGGTCTAGTTCAGGAATATGCAGCAAAAGGCAGTCCAGAGTTTTTCTTCGTTGTAAACATACAG GTCCCTGGTTCGGCAATGTACAGTTTAGCATTGTACTATATGCTGAAAACTCCATTGGAAGAGCATCCTTTGTTACAGAGTTTTGTGAATGGTGATGATGCTTATCGCAACTCGCGCTTTAAACTAATCCCTCATATCTCAAAAGGTTCATGGATTGTGAAACAAAGTGTTGGCAAGAAGGCTTGCCTGGTTGGTCAGGCACTTGAAGTTCGTTACACCCGCTGCAAGAACTACTTGGAG cttgatgttgatgttggGTCTTCAACTGTTGCAAGAGGTGTAACCAATCTTGTTCTTGGATATCTCAACAACTTGGTTATAGAAATGGCGTTCTTGATACAG GCAAATACAGCAGAGGAACTACCAGAACTGTTAATAGGAACATGTCGACTCAACTATCTTGATGTCTCAAAGTCTGTAAAAGAAAGATGA